CCCGAGGCCACCTACTGACCACGAGATGGTGCGGATCAGTGAGTTGATGCGACTCGACTCCACCAGCATGATTACGACTGAACCTCTCTGTGTGCGTGGACCAATCGCGCCTCACAGATCAGGCGGCGGATGTGACGTTCGTCCCGCACCCCAGCTTCCCACACACTGCTCTCTGTTAACAAGGCCACGCGGCTCAGCGTGTCAATCCCTGCTGTTGCTAGAGTTGTGGAGTACATGGGTAGGCCGATGGAGATGAGCCAATCGGAGACTGTGCTGATGTTTCCTAAGGTGGGAGGCTTTCGGCACATCTCCGTCAAACCTCCAGAAGGGATCTGAGTGACACAGTGGTTTAAAAATCATTAGTTTCACAGGATGATGGTGCATAATGTATATGTAGTCAAATCAGTGCaggttttgttcattttgtagGCAACTTTGGCCCGAAAGCTGTTTCTGAACAACTCATGAGGCTCTATTAACATCTTTAGTGCTTTTACTGTTGTTTCATAACAGTAATTACATAGCCATTCcctttattatttctttattatttccaCATTTAGCTGGACCATTAGATAGCCAAACAACCGTAATTTGCACTTCACCCCAACAATGGCTTTTGGTCCTTCGAACTGGCCAATTTTCCAGGCTTCATTGTTACATTTCAGGAAAGCCTCACAGCATTTATCTCACACTAAAATGCATAAAATTGCCCAAAAGTGGACTCTATCGAAACACTCAGGATAATTATTGTTCCCTTACAGCCATGCGGTGTTGTTTACGGAGCTCTTTGACTCTGAGCTGGTCTATGGTAGACGCCACGTCTTTCACTGGCTGCTCCAGATCCTCAGAGTAACGCTGTACCAGCGGGTGGGGGATGCCGCATCGGCCGTGCTGAAGGAGGGAAGTTGTTAGAAAGACATTGAATATGGCTAGAAGGAGAGAACAACACTTTGAAACCACTTAAAGCTAGTATCATTAAACGCCTTCTAAAATCAAATGCGTTCCTGTTCTTTGAAATGACTATTCTTTCATTTGACCTTTTAGACAGCTATTCATGCAAATCGCCTCCTCCCCATTTCCAACATCAGTGTCATCCAAAAGTGTCCATCTGCTCCTTCACCAGGAACGTATGAACCCCTGGGTCCTGTCCTATTTCCTACCTTCATTCAAAACTCTACTTTGCTATGCTGCTCCATCAAATCGCAAAAGActttcatcttcttttttccACCCTACAATCTCTACTAGCCATGCCCTAACGCCCTCATTCACTGAAATCTGTAGATACTGATTCACTCATAATCTAAATCATTCATTAAGTTACCTAACTGACTTCTGACAGCCAGAGTGAAGCCTCGAGGCACACTGGCACACGTTGCTAGTAGGACAACAATGCGCCTCTCATGTCTCTGCCAGTCCACTTATGACTAACAGGAATCCAGCAGAGCTCTGCTGTGGTCGAGGGCCCCACTTCTCACCTCATCACTTGATGcctctgtgttgttttcttgcCAGTGCTGGGGGCTCCAACATGTTCAAGGGGCCCAGCCTGGGGTCTGGCAAGAGGCAGGAGGTTTTATAACCCCGTCTGCCTTCAGTAAGATTCAGCCCATAAACTTAACAGTCTGAACCGCATCATAGTGAGACTCAAGCCACAGTCTTTCCTTCTCAGCTCCAGCATATTTATTattgcgcgcacacacacacacacacacacacacacaccctcacccACCCACACCCTCACTCACAAATAAATGCCTTTAGATATAAAACGGCATGCGCACACAatgagaaacacacagactctaGACTCTATTAGTGTCTATTTTTAAACCAACTTCCAAAAGCAAGCTGCTCATGTTTTTGCCCTAAACACAAAATTATTTGGATCAGAGCTTCAGTAAAATTATGACTGAGTTAAGTTAGGCATGTTACAATGCTGAACCAAAAGACCCTGACGCCAGAAAAGTATGGCCTGGAGGTGGTTTGGATTTTtataaatcaaatatttttcttgAGCACTGAAAAGGAtgtgattctttttaaaaaccaaatatCCTATCTGTGTGTATACATCTATTATTCAGCACAAAAACTTCTGCTTCAAGAACAATCAGTTACTGAAGGAAACCAGTTTTAAGCTTTTTAATGATTCAATGTTAAACTGTCACCTTTCATTTTAATGGTATCTGAACTGGTTATAAATTCATCTATCACCAGTGAAAGTAAACTGTAATTTGTAATGTAAAATATGAGgtaatttttcatgttttagatGATGCTTAACTAACCTTGTCAGAGTAGGGCTCCTCGGTAAGATCAATGCCCTCACTCTGCAGCCGTTGCTCCAGGAGGGTAAAAAGATCAGGACCTATCTTGGTATGGGAAAGTTTCCTCGTAACAGCCATCTTGCCTCCAAGATCCGAGAGCCAGGGAGGCTGCACAGCTGGCGGAGTGCCGGATTCCTCACCCATGGATGAGGCTGATGAGGTGGCACATGGACTGGCTGGAGTACTTGGGGTCTTGGGAGGCAGAGCAGGGGCACTCAGGCCGGGGCTGCGGATTATAGGGCTGCCGGGTTGAGAGCGATTGAGGGAGTGGGTAGGCGAGGCGGTAGGGGATGGCGAGGAGGGAAGGGAGAGAGGGGGGTGACGAAGGCCATTGGCTAGTCTCTCTCTAGATTTCTTTGCAGGTACAGGGGGAGGGATGGGAGGCTTTTTGGGGTGAGTCCGCATCACCCTCTCCCCACTAGCACTAGAATCAGGAGGACTTGGAGTGGGGCTGGAAAGGAGCTCTGGAGGGTTGGAGGACATTGATGTTGGACAAGAAGAGCGTAGGCGAAGCTGTGAGGGTACTGGCGGCCTATCAGCCCTTCCTTTAGGACTAACCGTCGGAGTCCCATTTTGAGCTGGAGAAACAGCGTCTCTACAGGGCTTGATGGGGCTAGTTTTGCCTGATTTGGGTATTTCCTTACTAAGCTTAAGCTCCACACTGAGATCATTCTTCTGCTCAAAGCTCTGCAGATCTCCCAGAGAGTGGGAGCGCTTCCAGGGTCCAGTGGGCTGCGGGGGACCATCAAGGTCCTCACAGCTGCGGCTTGCTGGGATTGGAGACCGTCTTTGGGCTTTTCGCAGCCCGAGCAGATTGAAGCTCTTAAGGGAGGGCTTGCTGAAGAAACTTTTTGGAAACTTTGTGCGCTGATTTTTGCTGTTCTGCTGAAGAGCCTCTGTAGAAAGAGTCATGGGCAGTGTTGGGTAATCTGGAGACTGGTGTCCTGCTGAAAAATGACTGGTTGCTTTCCTGCTTTTacctggaaaataaaaaaaaacctcttagcTTTGAACTCTAGATAGTTTCCAAGGTTTCTCCCTCTTTACAGTGAATAAGTTTCTCACTCTTCCACTTCTCATGGAAAGACTTTCGCTAATATAAATACTCTATTCATGTAAATACCGTGCATGACTCAGCATGAGTGTTCTTTACTGCCTTGGCTGCCTTTCCTCCCaactgttttacatttttatgtctGTAAAAATTCAGCAGCTTGCACACTGTAGGACTCCAATTTGTCCATTTATCGCACCACAGACATTTGCTGTCCTCTGTGATGACTTTTtgcaaaaatgaagaaaaatttatgaggaaaaaaatgaattaacatCAATACTCACTTTCCTGTGGATCTGAGTATGTtccaaagtaaaaataaataaataaaactgatataAACATCATATCCTTACAACATTAGCCAGTCAAAAGCAGACAAGGCTTCTGAAGATGTTCAGATAAGTGTTCTGTTCATGAACATTTGCTGGCATTTTAGAAATAACCCCAAAGAAAGCTGCCTGAACGGGGAACATCAAAAGCCTTGTAACAAAAGTATGAAGTAACTTACCATATATCCTTTGGTTTACAGAgaaaaatggatgaatgaaatGGATGAGAGCCACATAGTTCAACTCAAAGATTTAAAACAGTGGAATGACAGGAAGGAGTTCAATAGATGAAATCCCAAGAAATGCTTCAACAGTTCTCATGTGTATCAGAAAAGTTTGTTGACTGACTATGAAGGTTAAAAAGGATGGTAAGCTAtacttttaaatatataattgcATAATTATGCACATATCGTTGCATCACtgttaattacatttaattacaaaTAGGTAAATGGCTGAACTCTGTTCTGTGACTAATTTAGCATCTTTCAGATTATAAATGaaatataagctgaaaatgtgtttggtcattcagttattttttGGGGAAAATACCTTATTGCACTGCACTGATCCCCCCTCCCTCCACAAATGTGTTTCCACACAAAATGCAtacaaaaatgtttaataaaaaaaatgttaaagttgTAACTGAGTGCAATGGCCCTGACTCatgatacacatacacatacgcAAATTATATATTATAACTAATATTATTAGCCAGCATTAATGAATGCATTAAAGGAGTATTTTAATAACTGAGTTATTTAATGATTGGAGTATGATCTGCTGCATCTATACAGAGGAATCAGAGTGTTAAAGAAGAGCAGACATTCAGGGCTCTACAGTGAGGTTTCCCTCAAAATTATAAAGTTTAAATGACATCCGTTGGTTGGTTTTGAGTTATCTTCcattattaaaatttaaatgcTGCCCTTTGCCAATACCCTAGATGAATAAATATTCAGAAATACTCATTAATATACAATAGCATATTAATGAATCTATTCTTTACGGTGGAAACACCCTTTAAAAGAAATAGAAACCTTTCCCATTCCCTCTAATAGTAACTACTACCAAGTTTATTTTGATATAAAAAGTCATAAAATACCAGATAACATGCCGGATACTATTATTTACTCCTAAAAAGtatttgttcacatttttctcaaaatttACCAGATTCATACTTAATTGTTTTAATTATGGTAatttgcaaaagtcttgagccaccacttttatctttatattttgctctgAAGGAGCCAGACATTCttataacttttaaaaatggtcttgagcaatagctcTCCAGACTTTTGGGAGGtattttttctttggacattgactGTTTTTTCAATACCTGGCAAGGttcaggtattttttttttttttttttttttttttttttgagttaaGTGAGTCAGCCGagcataaaaaggcacctaactcaaagCATGAActagtgttgtgtctacacataactgACAACTGAGAAAGAACAAATTTTAAATGGGATGTTCAggtactttgttactagcagcctgtgtAAATGTTTTGCAGATTCAGCTGGAACttcaaaaaatgtcaaagataaaAGTTTGATAGGCATGAAATCAAACTTATCATATCTCAGCATTTAATGCAGTGTGTGCTTAAAATAAGGAAACTGGGCAAGTGGAGGACACAAGAAGTGGTAAGCCCAAAAGAATATGTATAGCTGATGAATagcatctgaaagtcatgtccttaagatatccagcaaagacctgacacaggacctgagagatgcatcagGGATCTTGTCAAAAATGATGGAACTATGAATGGTTAAAAGTACTGTCAGATTtaggcaacagcttcatttttcagcatttcagTGATCGCAAACACACTCAATGAAACGCTATCAATCATGGATTGGCATCCCCAGAGCCTAGACCTTAACATTACTGaggcagtgtgggatcatctcaACAAGACTGgctggaacaaaaggcagcgaacatccaaaaaagagcttttaaagtccttcaagaagcctggaggaCTATTGAAGACTGAAGACTGACAATAATGACAGGAACAGCTTGTCTAAGAGAGTTCAAGCTGTGTTCAAGAATAAAAGCAGCCATATCAAATTCACTTTAAAGCTTTTTAGAattatataaggcaaaaacagtgtATTTCCACATATGTTTGCAGACATGTCTATAAATCACAGCACCTTTTTCctgacaaaatatttaaaacaaaaaccaagCGTGCGGCTCAAAATTTTAGCACAGTATTGCATGTTGCATGAGAAAACGTGAAATTCTAGTATCAGGTCTAAGtcttaaattaataataataattgcatTAGATTATACAATACTAATAATACAAAATGACTACTTTTTTCCTTACTGATTTGTACAGAGAGAACAGCTGTGGAGCCCTGAAAGTACAAGAAGAAATGCAGAGTGTTTACTAATTGTTAAGGATCTAGTTTGTGAACAGCGTTTAGAggcatgaaaggaaaaaacagacaaaaaaggcGAAACAGAAATCAAACAAGCAGCACCAGAGTCCTTTTTTAATCAGAGAAGTGGTTTTATTCCACAGCTTAAATCTCTACTGTTGCAGACTGCAACAGTAGAGATTTAAGCTTTGCTTTGCTCTTCAGCCTTAACAACATATATGTACATAAAAGGGAAACCAGTAGTTACACTGGGGCCATACAGATACAGAAAAAAGCAGTAATCGGTGAGTGTTTGAGCTGTTAAAATGATCCTATGTGTGGAGGAAGAATACAGTCTTTTGCAGGGGCCGGTCTCAACAAGTACACAATCGATCGGAAAAATAAGACCCCAAACTtctaagaaaaacaacaaaactgcactatagtttgaaaatgttttcatcCACATCATTTTAGGCACATACTGTATATGACTGTGCAATATGGTCgctataaacaaaacaaaataatgaaacgGTGATGATAAGATGAGCTGCCAGCTGTGATCTGACATCTGACCGTTAAATTTGTCTAAATTTCAATCGGCCGAGAGAATCAGCACTGCAAGAAAGCTTAAGCGTGCACTGGCAAACTACCCTGCAAGTTTATATCTGGATTAAAAACACTCAACAGAAATATTCTCTGAGCTCACAATCGTCTTCCTCGTATCCACCTACAGGCCTTGCGCCCACAGGTGAGACAGTTGGGAAGCAGAGTCCATGAGTGGGCAGGGATTTTGTTCTCTTCAGAACAGTTTTGTGCATTGGGGAGTGCATCCCCCTCTGTGTTCCCAGTATTGTGGGGTGGACTAGGCTTAGTGGTCTGGGGCTTGGCTCCTTCTCAGTTACAACTGGACTTTGGCACTGATGATAAAGAATGCCTATAAGATGAAAAGAGCGGTGAAGAAAGTAGAGTGCAAGCACAGTAAAAGTGTCTGAAGTGAATAAGGGCTTTGTAAAGATTGGGGGAAGGTAAGGCAGATACGGTGGCTAGAGGAGCTTTTAGGTAGATGCTAATTCAAAGGAGTGAGATGGTCAGGGTGTTAAGATGCAGTGCAATACAAGTGATGGAGCAGAGATGAAGGTCCAGACAGGAAAAGGGCAAAGGAGTCACTGTGGTACTAGGACTAGGCTAGAACAAGGAATAGGCCTTAGTTAGGCTAATACCCAGTGGGCTTTGGGTAATGGTGGCATAAACTAAGTAAAGCAAGTGTTACCATTCTCCAGGTTCTCATTGCTCTCGTAGCACCCAGAATCCCGTGGGGAGTCTCCCACTATGCTCCGACCCTCTAGCAGCAGCTTTTCCTGGGAACCTGACATTCCACTGCGCTctggatcactgctacctgCTCACAGAAAATCACAGAAAGGCAAATGATTTCCTTGTACTTTAAAGTATTAGTTCCTCACATTACATATTAGTCACTTCCTTCAGATTTCCCTTTCCCTGTTTGGCCTGTTTGTATTTAAGTTTGTCGGGTTTCCTTCACTGTTATCCTAAAAACTCTGGCACACAACAACATTTTGAGGTTACATGAAGATGTCCTTGTTTAAAAAACCacaatcaaaaacataaactcATGGAAACGGTCTACACGGTCTACTTACTGTCATACTCCTGCAGCAGCTCCACTGCCGTGAGCAGTACAGCTCTGTGCTGAGGATCGCTGATGTTCAGTTCATCCAAGTCCTCTTCTTCCAGCAACTTGAACGTGTCCAGGTCCTCGTAGCCGTTGAATAAGAAAGTGGGCATGTAATCCTATTCAAGAGAAAGCAACAAGCTAAGCCCGAGGCTGTTTAAAGACCAAATAAAATAACTGCAGCAGACTAAGGAAAAATACGCTGATCTGAGTCACACGACCAGGAGGAGAAGCATAAAATTcaccaggtaaaaaaaaaacaaaaacaaaaagaagaacttCTGTACAACAGATACTTTTCATCTGCTCATAATTTCCTGTCTCCATTTTTAAACTGCAGGGCAACATCTAAACTGCTATTTTGATATTTTTGGTGCCGTGTAATCACATTACGCCACAGCTAATTCTGTTATGGCTGCTAATCTGTCGACACATTTTAATGTAGCACAACATTTGCAATGGTGACAGatatatgaaaacaaacaaaaaagaaaaaaagaacagttgTAGCAGTAGTATTAGCAAGCTAGCATCACCATCTTGGAGAACATGGCCACAGCTGGCTGTGACCAAAATGGCAAGCAAGATTTTGAAAAGGAAACCAACACACGTGGGAACAAGTGAAGGTTCAAAGAGTTTCATCAAAATACTTCTCAACCACAGATGTCAATGTattacacaccaacacaaacacacactaaagCAAGTCACTCAAACCACTGTGTTATCTGAAGTGACACAAAgaaagttttttctttcttttttttattttgggatACACCCCGCGTGAGCGCAAAGTCCACTGACAGCAACACAACAACCGCTTCCACTTTGAATATCGCTCGGTTCCACGCCTGTGTGACCCACACATTTTTGTTGGACAAATATTGAGACCGTGTGTCATGAGCAAGACCATCAATTACAGCGCTGGAGTCCAGGGCAGAGAACTAGGTTGGTCTGTCCCGTTTCTGCTGGATGATGCGGGACTAAACAAAGGACCACcaactaacacaaacacaggcagCTGGCTCCTCTCATTCAccaatttttttgtgtttttgtgccagCTGAAATATGTAAACACGCTCCACATCCGAAGACTATTTGGCAGAGTCCACTGGTGGAAAACAACAGGGGTGAGGAGATTTACACTTCAGTTACACAGAGGCCCTGTTGAAATCTGATTTTCCAGTGTAACCAAATGTTGGCCTAGCAGTtccaaaaacacaaagtaaTACTACTACTTTGGCCTGTGACAGCTCAATTGTAGAATATTTAGTGCTTAGATAGCTTATCCTGCTGGGATGGATCCTGCAACGGAGGAAAACCTGAGAAAGGCTGGAACTACAAAAGATTACTGAGGCATTCACTACAATTGATTTACATTCTAGTATAAAACTGTCTGCCCATGAGGTAGCTAAAAACGATCTGAAGATACTGGattattttgccttttttcctTATTCACTTACCAACTTTCACTTTTTAAGTTTCTAGCTACTGGGCTCAAGATGACATGGCAGGCTAAAAGGATAGATCAAGAAAAATGTTGAGCTTGAAGTTATTTCTCACGTTTTCTTTGCCACTTAAACCACCTGAAAAAATGAATGCACTGTGGTTGTATATCATGTATAACATCCTTTCCCCACTGCACAAATCTGGGAGGACATGAGTACTCTGATGCACTTATAAGAGCCAGATTCACAGCTTAGTAGCATTAATCTTTAATCTGCGGCTTGGCCACCAAATTGGAATGGGATGAAAGAGACAACACACAAAACTTCTCTCTCTATTTGGGGACGTGAGGCCTGCTGGCTGCCCGGGTGGGAGGAAATGATATCACGCTCACAGTGATGTGTAGGTTTTGATGAAAGATGCGAACTATTTGTTGGGGTGTGGCTGTCACAGTGTGGGTGTTAATGTTTATGCGTCAGTGGCAAATCAAACATCCAAAGCTGTGCAGCCTGTAATTGGACATACTATATTTATCTCCGCTTGTCTGCAAATGTGCTTGAGATATTTGCCTAACACAATATTTTCATTTGCTTCAAagcatttgtttgcttttaccGAAGTGCCAGATAGGTGGGCTTATTATCCAGTTAAGACAGCCGACTGATTGCAACCAGTGAACGtaactttttacattaaagccacttcaCTTTCAATACATGGCAAAATCTTGCTGGTAATGTACCTTGAGATCGATACGATCCAGTAGCTCCTCCACTGAAGTGGGTTTGGGTGGCCggcccttcctcctcctccgtaCTGGCCTTTTGGGcttctcctcttcttcactCAGCACATCCACATAGATGAACTTGAAGGTGCCTACTTTGTTGTTCAGCAGGCCCATCCACGTTCCCATTGGTGGCTTGCTGATGATGTCAATCACATCCCCACGCTGGAGAAAAGATAAGTTAGCTGAGCatgacattttaaatttgacCCTGAGGTTTCAAACCGCTTTGGCTGATAGAGGATTCAATGTCTCCGTGAGGGCAAGGAATATGCTGAAAGCCTATTATTACATCTGTAAATAGATTATAGTAGAAAAACTTTCAGAGTTACAAGGCAGcatacagtattgtgcaaaagtcttgagccatccatccattgtgtgttttgtttgtgctcatTCTCACGCTGAAAATAGAGCAGATGCTTTCCTGATGGTAAGTCAGAATAGGGCTGCAGTTTTCTGCatgcataattccatcagttgAGACAAGATGCCAAGCAC
The genomic region above belongs to Pelmatolapia mariae isolate MD_Pm_ZW linkage group LG15, Pm_UMD_F_2, whole genome shotgun sequence and contains:
- the sash1a gene encoding SAM and SH3 domain-containing protein 1a isoform X3, whose translation is MEGDLGTGAPSDEPQADSAAASDSFSQLWSDVMGMLDGSLGNIDDLAQEYSEYYNTCFSDVNDRMEELRKRRVSQELDMEKQDPSSTSLQLRNEIQESLGFSSEVSTPETDRKMSLHKSSSEDGSGGKWDSKKKNKSFWQNFRKSQHKPVVRQTSKGEDIGYVASEITMSDEERIQLMMMVKEKMITVEEALARLKEYERSRQSSSTDTAEWADGSAPNLNQSSNCNSREQSDDEQSEDSVKFKRLHKLVNSTRRVRKKLIKVEEGKKHASEDFLNLETPPTCEDNTALYTGVLKKPPLHQEASLPSLTHDQLSLDGDTDGLTTSPSSSSLDTWSGHKLVKTFNKSSSTHGLIRPPRRTPAGSSALGGSIPGVTGSGSSFSELDGCGLDDDGKLSRSTTDGEMRKALNSISHGRTCSFGGFDLSNRSLHVVNAGNEANSKEQEAIYREVVKSPTTSRISLGKKVKSVKETMRKRMSKKYSSSPSEQSSPDAAPGSPQSPLPDTDSLEKPKLKAGGSVESLRSSLSGQSSMSGQTVSTTDSSASNRESVKSEDGDDEEPPYRGPFCGRARVHTDFTPSPYDTDSLKLKRGDVIDIISKPPMGTWMGLLNNKVGTFKFIYVDVLSEEEEKPKRPVRRRRKGRPPKPTSVEELLDRIDLKDYMPTFLFNGYEDLDTFKLLEEEDLDELNISDPQHRAVLLTAVELLQEYDSSSDPERSGMSGSQEKLLLEGRSIVGDSPRDSGCYESNENLENGKSRKATSHFSAGHQSPDYPTLPMTLSTEALQQNSKNQRTKFPKSFFSKPSLKSFNLLGLRKAQRRSPIPASRSCEDLDGPPQPTGPWKRSHSLGDLQSFEQKNDLSVELKLSKEIPKSGKTSPIKPCRDAVSPAQNGTPTVSPKGRADRPPVPSQLRLRSSCPTSMSSNPPELLSSPTPSPPDSSASGERVMRTHPKKPPIPPPVPAKKSRERLANGLRHPPLSLPSSPSPTASPTHSLNRSQPGSPIIRSPGLSAPALPPKTPSTPASPCATSSASSMGEESGTPPAVQPPWLSDLGGKMAVTRKLSHTKIGPDLFTLLEQRLQSEGIDLTEEPYSDKHGRCGIPHPLVQRYSEDLEQPVKDVASTIDQLRVKELRKQHRMAIPSGGLTEMCRKPPTLGNISTVSDWLISIGLPMYSTTLATAGIDTLSRVALLTESSVWEAGVRDERHIRRLICEARLVHAHREVQS
- the sash1a gene encoding SAM and SH3 domain-containing protein 1a isoform X4 encodes the protein MEELRKRRVSQELDMEKQDPSSTSLQLRNEIQESLGFSSEVSTPETDRKMSLHKSSSEDGSGGKWDSKKKNKSFWQNFRKSQHKPVVRQTSKGEDIGYVASEITMSDEERIQLMMMVKEKMITVEEALARLKEYERSRQSSSTDTAEWADGSAPNLNQSSNCNSREQSDDEQSEDSVKFKRLHKLVNSTRRVRKKLIKVEEGKKHASEDFLNLETPPTCEDNTALYTGVLKKPPLHQEASLPSLTHDQLSLDGDTDGLTTSPSSSSLDTWSGHKLVKTFNKSSSTHGLIRPPRRTPAGSSALGGSIPGVTGSGSSFSELDGCGLDDDGKLSRSTTDGEMRKALNSISHGRTCSFGGFDLSNRSLHVVNAGNEANSKEQEAIYREVVKSPTTSRISLGKKVKSVKETMRKRMSKKYSSSPSEQSSPDAAPGSPQSPLPDTDSLEKPKLKAGGSVESLRSSLSGQSSMSGQTVSTTDSSASNRESVKSEDGDDEEPPYRGPFCGRARVHTDFTPSPYDTDSLKLKRGDVIDIISKPPMGTWMGLLNNKVGTFKFIYVDVLSEEEEKPKRPVRRRRKGRPPKPTSVEELLDRIDLKDYMPTFLFNGYEDLDTFKLLEEEDLDELNISDPQHRAVLLTAVELLQEYDSSSDPERSGMSGSQEKLLLEGRSIVGDSPRDSGCYESNENLENGKSRKATSHFSAGHQSPDYPTLPMTLSTEALQQNSKNQRTKFPKSFFSKPSLKSFNLLGLRKAQRRSPIPASRSCEDLDGPPQPTGPWKRSHSLGDLQSFEQKNDLSVELKLSKEIPKSGKTSPIKPCRDAVSPAQNGTPTVSPKGRADRPPVPSQLRLRSSCPTSMSSNPPELLSSPTPSPPDSSASGERVMRTHPKKPPIPPPVPAKKSRERLANGLRHPPLSLPSSPSPTASPTHSLNRSQPGSPIIRSPGLSAPALPPKTPSTPASPCATSSASSMGEESGTPPAVQPPWLSDLGGKMAVTRKLSHTKIGPDLFTLLEQRLQSEGIDLTEEPYSDKHGRCGIPHPLVQRYSEDLEQPVKDVASTIDQLRVKELRKQHRMAIPSGGLTEMCRKPPTLGNISTVSDWLISIGLPMYSTTLATAGIDTLSRVALLTESSVWEAGVRDERHIRRLICEARLVHAHREVQS